The Sulfitobacter indolifex genome contains the following window.
CGCAGACCGTTTTCCATGGCGATCGGTGCGATCAGCTCAACGCCGAAAGACACGTTGTCGCCGGGCATAACCATCTCGGTGCCTTCTGCCAGCTGAACGGTGCCGGTCACGTCAGTTGTACGGAAGTAGAACTGCGGACGGTAGTTCGCGAAGAACGGCGTGTGACGGCCACCTTCCTCTTTGGTGAGGATGTAGGCTTCGGCTTCGAACTTGGTGTGCGGGTTCACGGAACCGGGCTTGCAGAGAACCTGACCGCGCTCAACGCCGTCACGCTCAACGCCACGCAGCAGCGCGCCGATGTTGTCGCCAGCTTCACCACGGTCCAGCAGCTTGCGGAACATTTCCACACCTGTACAGGTGGTTTTCTTGGTGTCGCGGATGCCGACGATTTCGATTTCGTCGCCAACGTTGATCACGCCACGCTCAACACGGCCCGTCACAACGGTACCACGGCCAGAGATCGAGAACACGTCTTCGACGGGCATCAGGAACGGCTGGTCAACGGCACGCTCAGGTGTCGGGATCCATGTGTCGACGGCTTCCATCAGCTTGCGGATGGAGTTCTCGCCGATCTCTTCGTCGCGGCCTTCCATGGCTGCCAGAGCGGAGCCGGGCACAACGGGGATGTCGTCGCCGGGGTACTCATAGGAAGACAGCAGCTCGCGGATTTCCATCTCAACCAGCTCAAGCAGCTCTTCGTCGTCGACCTGGTCAACTTTGTTCATGTAGACAACCATCGTCGGGATGCCAACCTGACGGCCGAGCAGGATGTGCTCACGCGTCTGGGGCATTGGGCCGTCGGCGGCGTTCACAACCAAGATCGCGCCGTCCATCTGAGCGGCACCGGTGATCATGTTTTTCACATAGTCAGCGTGGCCGGGGCAGTCGACGTGTGCGTAGTGACGTGCTTCGGTTTCATACTCAACGTGTGCGGTCGAGATGGTGATGCCACGTGCCTTTTCTTCGGGCGCGCCGTCGATCTGGTCATACGCTTGGAAGTCACCGAAGTATTTGGTGATCGCCGCGGTCAGCGTGGTTTTACCGTGGTCAACGTGGCCGATTGTGCCGATGTTGACGTGTGGCTTGTTACGTTC
Protein-coding sequences here:
- the tuf gene encoding elongation factor Tu, producing MAKAKFERNKPHVNIGTIGHVDHGKTTLTAAITKYFGDFQAYDQIDGAPEEKARGITISTAHVEYETEARHYAHVDCPGHADYVKNMITGAAQMDGAILVVNAADGPMPQTREHILLGRQVGIPTMVVYMNKVDQVDDEELLELVEMEIRELLSSYEYPGDDIPVVPGSALAAMEGRDEEIGENSIRKLMEAVDTWIPTPERAVDQPFLMPVEDVFSISGRGTVVTGRVERGVINVGDEIEIVGIRDTKKTTCTGVEMFRKLLDRGEAGDNIGALLRGVERDGVERGQVLCKPGSVNPHTKFEAEAYILTKEEGGRHTPFFANYRPQFYFRTTDVTGTVQLAEGTEMVMPGDNVSFGVELIAPIAMENGLRFAIREGGRTVGAGVVSKITE